From one Motacilla alba alba isolate MOTALB_02 chromosome 8, Motacilla_alba_V1.0_pri, whole genome shotgun sequence genomic stretch:
- the LOC119704082 gene encoding actin-binding protein IPP, with amino-acid sequence MAASAAMGKGGSGSGSSSVSSSERHARLLLAQINRLRAGHSFCDVRLEVGPEAFSVHRLVLAASSPYFAALFAGGMKESGRDVVRIAGVEADTFHTLLDFIYTGVVSIAEHNVQELIVAADMLQLTEVVELCCEFLKGQIDPLNCIGLFQFSEQIACHDLMEFTESYIHAHFLEVQSGEEFLALTKEQLVKILRSEDLSIEDEYQVFTAAMQWILKDVGKRKKYVVEVLEPVRFPLLPAQRLLKYIESIPDFSLRVALQTLLKEYCEVSKSPKENKVSSFLQASKGRPRRKARKYLYAVGGYTRLQGGRWSDSRALSCVERFDTFSHYWTTVSSLHQARSGLGVAVVGGMVYAIGGEDNSMIFDCTECYDPVTKQWTTVASMNHPRCALGVCTCYGAIYALGGWVGAEIGNTIERFDPEENSWDVVGSMAKPRYCFGCCEMQGLIYVIGGISSEGVELRSVEVYDPISKRWSELAPMGTRRAYLGVAALNDCIYAVGGWNESQDALASVERYSFEEEKWIEVASMKIPRAGVCVVAVNGLLYASGGRAPSPDFAAPVTSDSVEVYNPHMDSWTEIANMITSRCEGGVAVL; translated from the exons ATGGCGGCGAGCGCCGCGATGGGCAAGggcggctccggctccggctcCAGCTCCGTCTCCAGTTCCGAGCGGCACGCCCGCCTCCTCCTGGCCCAGATCAACCGGCTGCGCGCCGGGCACAGCTTCTGCGACGTGCGGCTGGAGGTGGGCCCGGAGGCGTTCTCCGTGCACCGCCTGGTGCTGGCGGCCAGCAGCCCGTACTTCGCGGCGCTGTTCGCGGGCGGCATGAAGGAGTCCGGGCGGGACGTGGTGCGGATCGCGGGCGTGGAGGCGGACACCTTCCACACGCTGCTCGACTTCATCTACACAG GGGTGGTGAGCATCGCGGAGCACAACGTCCAGGAGCTCATCGTCGCCGCGGACATGCTGCAGCTCACCGAGGTGGTGGAGCTCTGCTGCGAGTTCCTCAAGGGCCAGATCGACCCGCTGAACTGCATCGGCCTCTTCCAGTTCTCCGAGCAGATCGCCTGTCACGACTTGATGGAGTTCACCGAGAGCTACATCCACGCGCACTTCCTGGAGGTGCAGAGCGGGGAGGAGTTCCTGGCGCTCACCAAGGAGCAGCTGGTGAAGATCCTGCGGAGCGAGGACCTGAGCATCGAGGACGAGTACCAGGTGTTCACAGCAGCGATGCAATGGATTCTGAAGGatgtggggaaaagaaagaaatatgtcGTAGAAGTACTGGAGCCTGTTCGgttccctctgctgccagcacaaaGGCTGTTAAAATACATAGAAA GTATTCCAGATTTCAGTCTTCGGGTGGCCCTGCAAACTCTGTTGAAAGAATATTGTGAAGTCTCTAAGTCTCCCAAAGAGAACAAGGTCAGCAGTTTTCTGCAGGCTTCTAAAGGTCGTCCCCGGAGGAAAGCCAGGAAGTACCTTTATGCAGTAG GTGGGTACACCCGACTGCAGGGAGGACGCTGGAGTgacagcagagccctcagctgTGTGGAGCGATTTGACACCTTCAGCCACTACTGGACCACGGTGTCCTCTCTCCACCAGGCCCGGAGCgggctgggggtggctgtggtgggagGAATGGTCTATGCCATTGGAG GTGAGGACAACTCAATGATTTTTGACTGTACTGAATGTTATGATCCTGTTACTAAGCAATGGACGACCGTGGCTTCCATGAACCATCCCCGTTGTGCCCTGGGAGTGTGCACGTGCTATGGTGCCATCTATGCTTTGG GAGGCTGGGTTGGAGCAGAGATTGGCAACACAATTGAAAGATTTGATCCTGAAGAGAATAGTTGGGATGTGGTAGGAAGCATGGCTAAGCCCCGTTACTGCTTTGGGTGTTGTGAAATGCAAG gTTTGATTTATGTCATTGGTGGTATCAGCAGTGAAGGAGTGGAGCTGCGTTCTGTTGAAGTCTACGACCCCATCTCTAAACGCTGGTCTGAGCTCGCTCCAATGGGCACCCGAAGAGCCTATCTTGGTGTAGCTGCTCTCAATGATTGTATCTATGCTGTGGGAGGCTGGAATGAATCCCAGGATGCACTTGCTAGTGTAGAAAGATACTCATTCGAAGAG GAAAAGTGGATTGAAGTTGCATCGATGAAGATTCCAAGAGCTGGTGTCTGTGTTGTGGCTGTGAATGGACTTCTCTATGCCTCAGGAGGCCGAGCTCCCAGTCCTGATTTTGCTGCTCCAGTAACCTCTGACTCCGTTGAGGTTTATAACCCTCACATGGACAGCTGGACTGAAATTGCCAACATGATCACCAGCCGCTGCGAAGGAGGTGTAGCTGTGCTGtaa